The genomic stretch AATGTGGTTTGGCAATGACTCTCCCTTATTTGCATAACACATGCTTATTAATGAGTAATTAATACAAAGCCAAGAAAAGTGAGATACtataaaggatttaaaaaataaatactgccacaaataagattttattcatgttaTTAGAATTGTACTCAACAAATTTCagatgataataaaaatgaccTTCCAATTTTTCctaaatcaatcaaaaaaatgtttttaagacTGAAACAGTACCaccagtactgtatatatattttatacacatgtGCATCTGCATTCATTTGGTTTGAGATGAATGCCAGGTATGATCGTAATACAGGTCCAACATTATGATGTTCAGtctcacaaaaaaaattaaataaaaaatcataaaaataatcacaaaaccGTTTGTCTTTTTCAACCGAATGTGAACCATGTTCTAAGCCTATACTATTCCCCATTTTGTTTTGAAGAAATTGAATATTGAAAAAGACACACAGCCAAGGCCATCAGCCACCAACGGGCCTACAATCTTACCTTATATCAGCCATCCACTAACTCTCtgcatttatattaatatacatttgcTTGCATAGTACGTTACATTAATCACGACTTAGTGAAATGTGTACTACGCAAATTCTTTATTAACTTATAATAAACAGAGCTTGCTGAGGATGTAAAGTCTATAGACTATGGGATCTGTAATGTGGAGTGCAATCCTGGTTTATCTAAAGAGCAAAAAATTATCAGACTTTGTGTAGTTGGCAAAATTATACAACATCAAACCATAAAAAAACTTTCCCAAAATACCCAATGGTGCAAAAAGTTACAGCATTAAACAGAACGTTCAAACGGCAAACCTAAgcatcagacaaaaaaaaaaagtttaagtaAATGTGCCTTTCTGTATGATATAAAAATAGTAAGAGAGTGTTACATCTCTTACTGCTAACAGAAAGACATCTaaatttttgtgttaaaatgcaGATGGGCTGTATTTCCTTATTTTGGGATATAATAGCCATATAGTTTTAGAATGGACATATAGTTTTATAGTGGAAGCTGTTTAAATCTCCACATTATAGCAACATCAATGACTGATACGTCACCAAACATCCTGGTCTTGCAATGTCAGATTTCAACCATGTGGTAGTAGCAGTTCAGCTTCATGAATTAATCTTTGTAGACATATCCAGCCCATAAATTACCAGAGAATCATTATCAGTGTGATCTGCAGTAGCCCTCTTTGGTTTAAAACTGTTCAACACAAAATAGTAGAACAGAAATGTATATTCTGAAACGAAAGAATTGACCAGACTGCTGTTTTTATGCAGCATCACGATAACACAATCACTGCGTAGCATTTAAACCAGAGTGCAAATGTAACACCTGAAAAATCATAGTAAAAATatgcattatacagtatacaaccaGTGCTGTAATGCCATACCTGAAACATTCCCAAATAACTGCTCTGAGATCTTAAATATGCTCTTAATGCAAGGCAAGACATGTATGAACCTAAATTCAGTTAAATGGACAGTTGTACCAATGAAAATCACGACCTCTCATGAACCAGTACCTGCAGAAAGCCCTGCGGCAACAACAGAGTTAGTGAGGAGGAACAAGGAGAAGTGAGTTGGCCTGACCAGGCTAAACAAGcaggaaaaaagaacagaagggagaaaaggaaagagcAGAGAGGGTGATGGGGACGGTGTATGTGGCTTGACTGGAGTTCATTCAGAGGTACGAGTGGGAGTGCTTGGCTGATTCAGACCCATGGTTTTGCACAACCAGCCAGCAAAGTCCACCTCATCCACTTCTGCACGCTTGATAAACGTGTGGCCCTGCAACAGCACatgaagaaaaatgacaaataagaAATAGCTTCTTTATATAGTTAAATGCACCAAAAACGTACTACCAAAAACTGCTGAAAGAGTCGTAATTGCTGCTATGACCCTGATTCATAAAACCAACTACAGGGAAAATTATGACAAGCATTATTGCATTCTATACATGCATATAATAtcttgtgttaaaataaatattttgctttGCATCAACTTTATTGCcaccagaaaagaaaaaaaagacaacaagcACCATCAACATCTTCAGGTCAGCTCTGTCAGCAGGGTTCTTCATGAGGCTGTGAAACAACAAAAAGAGTCAAAATGAAACCCCCTTGGGAAGGGAGCAATGTGACCACAAAACTACATTTTGCCTTTTATCATTGTAAAAACAGAGAACACAAAATAACTGTGCTGTGCTCTTTCATTTAAGTTGATGAATCCATGTGAATGCGTTTGCAGAAgcacaataaagaaaaagaggacACTCTATAGAGTACAGGCTAACCATTTTGTTCAATATCCATCAGAAATGTGTATACATCCAAAAATGCCAATTGTGACATGAGACCAAACAAGTGGAACTCACCATTTTGTCACAAAGTCCTGGAAGTCTGAGGTAAATACACCATGTGGCAGCTTAGGTGGGGGCTGTGGAAAATTGAGGAATGGAAAGAAAAAGCAAACGAAGGTGATATTGAGGAGCAGtgcaaaatggaaaaaaaatgtacgaAAAAACACCAGGAATAAAGTTGTATACTAGGCAGTTTCTCTGACCTCATTGACAATGTAGTCCAGTAGCTCAAATATAGCCATGGCTGGCCTGCTGTCCATTCCATGTCCTTTGGGGAAAAACATTTCACATGAGTCAACTAAACTGCCTTATATATTATAGTGCCATAATTTCTATATAGCTTTATATTTCTATAGTATACTCCAAGGTGGCACTGGAACACCTTGGGCAGTAGCATCTGCGTTGTTGTCAAATGATTACAGATCCAACCATTATGGATGtagtaaaaatatttaaggaatatataataatttctaaCAGAAACACCAATAATTTTGCAAATACTATTTTTTACTCTGTAATTTGCAATATCTCAAAAAGTAATTAAGAGCTAATTTACTGCAGCAATTGTGTAATGAAGGACAGATTTGTACTCTCACCACTAATGGGGCGTCCTGGAGGTCTGGGTCTTGGGGACATGCTGTGCCCCGCTGTCCCTGCTCCGTCCAGCACTGGTCGCCCAAAGATGGCCTCCAACTCCTTAGCGTCAGGTGGGGGGATGGGGTAGCGACCAATGGCCAGCTCTACCAGTGACAGACCCATGCTCCACACATCAGACTGCACTGAATAGTGAGTGCCCTGGAGCCTCTCTGGCTGTCAATAtaagaaaaagtaaaattacaaaCAGTCGAAATAACGTCAAAAACGCAGGGCTGGGCCAAGCTAGCAGTGGCTGCCTCCGCACCCCATACTGCGTTGCTGGGCATGGGCTTGGTTTCTGGCAAGGGCAGGGGCAAAACTGGGAGGGTGGGGGAAGAGAGTTAGGCCTGACTCACCGACATGTATGAGCGTGTTCCCACAAAGGAATTGGCCATGGAGTCGATGAGCTGGCCGCTCACGCCAAAGTCGCACAGCTTGATTTCACCACGCGAGTTCACCAGGATGTTGGAGGGCTTCACGTCTGCAGGAGCCAAAGTGCAACAGAGAGAACGAATGTAGGTGAAATGGAGGGATGAAAAGGGATAAGGAGGAG from Tachysurus fulvidraco isolate hzauxx_2018 chromosome 2, HZAU_PFXX_2.0, whole genome shotgun sequence encodes the following:
- the map2k2a gene encoding dual specificity mitogen-activated protein kinase kinase 2a; protein product: MAPKKPRPVPLNITPTGEGQQSTNADAASEANLEALQKKLGELDLDEQQRKRLEAFLTQKAQVGELKDDDFEPICELGAGNGGVVHKVRHKPSRLVMARKLIHLEIKPAIRNQIIRELQVLHECNSPYIVGFYGAFYSDGEISICMEHMDGGSLDQVLKEARRIPEEILGKVSIAVLRGLAYLREKHQIMHRDVKPSNILVNSRGEIKLCDFGVSGQLIDSMANSFVGTRSYMSPERLQGTHYSVQSDVWSMGLSLVELAIGRYPIPPPDAKELEAIFGRPVLDGAGTAGHSMSPRPRPPGRPISGHGMDSRPAMAIFELLDYIVNEPPPKLPHGVFTSDFQDFVTKCLMKNPADRADLKMLMGHTFIKRAEVDEVDFAGWLCKTMGLNQPSTPTRTSE